A section of the Paracoccaceae bacterium genome encodes:
- a CDS encoding penicillin acylase family protein — MFQIFRWLLRILLVVSAVILLGLGGIYWFASRSIPEYSGTYQVNGLTAPIEIVRDTANVPHIFGEGDRDVYFGLGYAHAQDRLWQMTMMRRTAQGHLSEIFGERTLQIDELIRRLDLYGLSIKSKAALEEETLANLNAYSAGVNAWLAEVNSGALGRGAPEFWIFPRAISPWTPSDSIALVKLLGLQTSGHLSAEVRRARASLILDPERVRDLIPDAPGGGIAALPEYAALVPDAPKYAANTRGPRDPLSPFAPPGLPGASNGWAAAPSRSAAASTLLANDPHLGLTAPAIWYLARMELQSGGVIGGTIPGIPAVMVGRSASLGWGITSSYLDDQDAYIEKLNPDDPTEVLTPGGWQPMVTRPSIITIKDAPSKTIELAWSDNGPILPGGHYDLGTVTPPGHLTSLAWTVLSDKDTSIQAAMKLMAAQDVTEAMAAGADFVAPSLNLVLADRRNIAMKTVGQMPRRSERHQSQGRLPTPGWLAENRWLGTQPYGANPAFIAPVGGLLGNTNNKLLDRPFPLHVSFDWGDTQRIQRWRRLMQTREVHTRESFVEAQLDTVSYTARTLLPLIAADLWFTGQAAPEGTLERQRQRALELLAEWNGEMNEHLPEPLIYAAWLNALQVRLTQDELGPLSGEFERPDPIFIERVFRNTEGAGVWCDVAQSAPSETCADIARDALDDALLLLEERYGNAVEALRWGDAHQAAHDHPVLGEVPGLNWIVNIRQSTSGGDHTLRRGSTRGRGANPFMNVHAAGYRGVYDFADPDSSVFIISTGQSGHPLSRHYDDLGELWRRGEYIPMSLDPALARAAATGVTVLEPE, encoded by the coding sequence ATGTTCCAGATTTTTCGATGGTTGCTGCGGATATTGCTGGTGGTGTCCGCCGTCATCCTGCTGGGTCTGGGCGGGATTTACTGGTTCGCGTCCCGGTCGATCCCAGAATATTCGGGCACCTATCAGGTCAACGGGCTGACCGCCCCGATCGAGATTGTGCGCGATACCGCCAACGTGCCCCACATCTTCGGCGAAGGTGACCGTGACGTCTATTTCGGCCTGGGCTATGCGCACGCACAGGACCGCCTGTGGCAGATGACGATGATGCGGCGTACCGCACAGGGCCACCTGTCCGAGATTTTCGGCGAACGCACCTTACAGATTGATGAGTTGATCCGCCGCCTCGACCTTTATGGTCTGTCGATCAAGTCCAAGGCCGCGCTGGAGGAGGAGACGCTGGCCAACCTCAACGCCTATTCCGCCGGGGTGAACGCCTGGCTGGCTGAGGTGAACAGCGGCGCGCTGGGGCGCGGTGCGCCGGAGTTCTGGATTTTCCCGCGCGCAATCTCTCCCTGGACGCCGAGTGATTCCATTGCGCTGGTCAAGCTGCTGGGTTTGCAAACCTCGGGGCATTTATCGGCCGAAGTTCGGCGCGCGCGCGCCTCACTGATCCTCGACCCTGAGCGAGTGCGCGATCTGATCCCGGATGCACCGGGCGGCGGGATTGCCGCGCTGCCGGAATATGCCGCACTGGTGCCGGATGCACCGAAGTACGCGGCCAATACGCGCGGGCCGCGCGATCCGCTGTCGCCCTTCGCCCCGCCGGGCTTGCCGGGGGCGTCGAACGGCTGGGCGGCGGCCCCGTCCCGGTCGGCGGCGGCCAGCACGTTGCTGGCGAACGATCCGCATCTGGGGCTGACCGCCCCGGCGATCTGGTATCTGGCCCGGATGGAGCTGCAATCCGGCGGCGTCATCGGCGGCACGATTCCGGGCATTCCGGCGGTAATGGTTGGGCGCTCTGCCAGCCTGGGCTGGGGCATCACGTCGAGTTATCTGGACGATCAGGACGCCTATATCGAAAAGCTGAACCCGGACGATCCGACCGAGGTTCTGACCCCCGGCGGCTGGCAGCCCATGGTGACACGCCCGTCGATCATCACGATCAAGGATGCGCCCTCGAAAACCATCGAGCTGGCGTGGAGTGATAATGGCCCGATCCTGCCGGGCGGGCATTATGATCTGGGAACGGTGACGCCGCCGGGGCATTTGACCAGCCTGGCCTGGACGGTCCTCAGCGATAAAGACACGTCGATCCAGGCGGCGATGAAGCTGATGGCGGCGCAGGATGTGACCGAAGCGATGGCGGCGGGGGCCGATTTCGTTGCGCCCAGCCTTAATCTGGTGCTGGCGGATCGGCGCAATATCGCGATGAAGACTGTCGGCCAGATGCCGCGCCGGTCCGAGCGTCATCAAAGCCAGGGGCGATTGCCGACCCCCGGCTGGCTGGCCGAAAATCGCTGGCTGGGCACCCAGCCCTATGGCGCGAACCCGGCCTTTATCGCGCCGGTCGGCGGATTGCTGGGCAACACCAACAACAAGCTGCTGGACCGCCCCTTCCCGCTGCACGTCAGTTTCGACTGGGGCGACACGCAGCGGATCCAGCGCTGGCGGCGCTTGATGCAAACGCGCGAGGTTCATACCCGCGAAAGCTTCGTCGAGGCGCAGCTGGACACCGTCAGTTACACCGCGCGCACCCTGCTGCCGCTGATCGCCGCCGATCTGTGGTTCACCGGGCAGGCCGCGCCCGAAGGCACGCTGGAACGGCAGCGTCAGCGGGCGCTGGAATTGCTGGCCGAATGGAACGGAGAGATGAACGAGCATCTGCCCGAACCGCTGATCTATGCCGCCTGGTTGAACGCACTACAGGTGCGGTTGACGCAGGACGAACTCGGGCCCCTGTCGGGCGAATTCGAACGCCCCGACCCGATCTTCATCGAGCGGGTGTTCCGCAACACCGAAGGTGCGGGCGTGTGGTGTGACGTGGCGCAATCGGCCCCGTCCGAAACCTGCGCCGATATCGCCCGTGATGCGCTGGATGATGCGCTGTTGTTGCTGGAAGAACGCTATGGCAACGCGGTCGAGGCGCTGCGCTGGGGCGATGCCCATCAGGCCGCGCATGATCACCCCGTTCTGGGAGAAGTTCCCGGCCTGAACTGGATCGTCAACATTCGCCAGTCAACCTCGGGCGGGGATCATACGCTCAGGCGCGGCAGTACGCGCGGTCGGGGCGCGAACCCGTTCATGAACGTCCATGCGGCGGGGTATCGCGGGGTCTATGATTTCGCAGACCCGGACAGTTCGGTCTTCATCATCTCGACCGGGCAATCCGGTCATCCGTTGTCGCGGCACTACGATGATTTGGGGGAGTTGTGGCGGCGCGGCGAGTATATCCCGATGTCGCTGGACCCGGCCCTGGCACGGGCGGCGGCGACGGGGGTGACGGTGCTGGAACCTGAATAG